The genomic window GATCGACTTGAGTCAACCCTCCAATCTCGTGACTTAGGTCATGGACCTGACTAGGCTTAATAAGTttgtatttctaaaattattttttatttaattctacaATAACAATATTTGGTGCTCATagaaaagaaaccaaataaaaaaatgattatgatggattgtaaaaaaagaacattGTTTAAGaacaatgtaaaaaataaatagaatttaataaaataatatctaaaaagcattcttaattaatctaataatttaaaagaagttatatattatattttaaattatttaatctttaataaattaaataccaattgttataaatttttttttttaaaggctaGATTATAGGCCTAGGTGGTCCAACACATTTGAGCCTTTAAGAATAAGCCTATGCATTTGAGCTTGCGTGCCCACCAaggtctttatttatttttattttttttagtttaacgtaggtatccgggtcagcttgcgtgctCCTCGAccaatcccacgggtcctgaagttaacgaccatgtaagcctccagtggccatcatataagcaaccacagggctcgaacctgagaccacagagggagcaaacctctttaaaaggaaataatttttaaataattttttttgccaacaaaactattttttttttcaaaatcaagaaataaccCAATATcagggattttttttaagactacaataacctaatagaaagcaatatgaaacaaattatcaaaCCAAATCATCAATCAAAACGGTGTggaaggataaaattttaaaaggaaaaagtttGATGGCCgaagtgaaaaaataagtacttgtatatttttaaaaaaataaagggttgtCATGTCACcttaatttcagttttgatcccctcatttttaaattttcacaaacaattaaactatattgtttttacaaaatcaagaacCAACTCAATTCCAAGATGTTTTTTAGAttacaaaaaaccaaaacaaagcaacacaaaataaatcatcaagCCTAATCACTAATAAATGCAAtgtgaaatgataaaataaaaagatagataaatggagtaaaagaaattgaaagataaaaaaaaaaacactatgttAATCTATAATGTTTTCACTCACATaacacaataaattattaaggttttatagtattttttaatagttatagTTGTAATAATATCTACATGCTTCGCCAgatatcaaatattatttttcttaaagaaagtGTACATGCAAAGACTTCTATGACATgctttttcacataaaaagaaaatcttaagtggaatttaaaatatttatgcatacatctaattaaataaatcaaaaattatttatataacaaaaaaatattatgaagcttGATTTCTACCTAACCAAAGTTAACCAGCTAAACTCGTGACCTGGATCATGAACTCAATTAGGTTTAacaattttgtttataattatttatctaaaatagatacctataaaaataaaaaccaattatataTCAAGCTGAttcgaaaaaaaatcaaaccaaactatTAAGTGATTAAATTGGACAAAATaagtaggaaaaataaaaagaaaattcaattgcaatggataaaaatgaaaaaaaaaagggttcaatCTCTCAAGTTAGAAAGACCCAAAGCTCCTGGGCCTTTAGAAAAAGGCCTAGACACATGAGTCTAGAGTAGCTCGCACACCtgagttttatgttttttaagagACTGACGATAGATCGTCCGCTTTTTAATTTGagcttataaaaatataattaaaaaaaaacaaaaaataataatgacaatTCACGATTATTGTCTCTAGTTGAACAATGCCAAGGGACAATATGACATTTAGAGTATTTCTTTaagattaatataatatatttataatagctGTTCATTGTTCTCATTTATTAGGTAATCTCTACAAATTTAATTAACTTGTGTTGGTAAATGTTAATATTGTGAAGAAATTAGTTGGAAAAAAGTGTATTAATATGGCAAACATTTCTTGACTGCAAATATGTTGCTTGTAAAATTCCAGTTCCGGAATAATCCGCTGGAAGGTACCTtcgctttttttcttttctttttttgtccagATTCAGCTGCCCATCTCTCCTCCTTTTTCAGTGTCCGTTTACTTTACTTCAGCCTTTATTTCCTCTCTTTCAGAACCCCAAAATGTCATAAAGGGAGGTCTCTACGTAAGCCACGAACACTAGTTGCGGGCAGTAAATGtcatgaataaaatatttatataacatTTTTGAGGTGTGGTTTTGCAGTGAGCTAGTATATCCATAGTTTTTGAAATCCGGTTTAATGTAGCATGTTGATCTAGAATTTGACTAATTCAGGGCTAGAACTAGAtcagattaaagaaaaaataaagaaaaaacacgtATGACCCGGCTAACCCAACGAGTTGACCCAGTGATCCAGTCAAAAACCTGATTGCAAGccgttgacttttatttttttttatatcaaaacgacattgttttgataaaaaaaaattaacccgggtCTTGGACCGGGCCAAGTATAAAAACTATGGTTTATTCTTTCATGCTGTCATCTCATTttcagaattaaaaataaataaaaattaattttattaaactcCACTTGCGAACTCTTGGTCAAGGAAAATGGAATCCAAGCATAGCATGTAGTCCAAGCCCAGATGATAATGGGCGAAAACGAGTCTCAAGCCTACAAAGCCCAAAGGTAAAATGCAGCCCTCtctcccccctttttttttttttttttttggtttttgtattttagaaggaaaacaagtgtctattttttttccatgcaataGTTTGGTGTATAACATATGTGCCATTTATGAtgaaaatttattcttttccaCTGTGATGTATGCGAAAACAATTTTACTTCGATCCTAGCTTTGTAGTTCAATATTATTGAGTTGTAAAGTTAATGAATGCACATAATAGAAAAGTATCTAAATCATTTAAAGtggttacaatttttttttaaatgaaattttttttaataaaatcattttttttacaaatacacacacatgacacattaacaaaaaaaaaaaggtttttattgcTCTCCAATGTGTTATGAAGTAAAGGGACATgaagaaaatgtattaaatttaAACGAAACCTTGTATGGATTGAAGCAAGCTTGAAGAGCTTGATATAGTCGTATTGATGACAAAGAAGGAGGGGTTTTTACAGCATTCCTCCTCATATAACACTATTCACtagaataatgtttttacttcttttattttcttaactatatttttttatttcaatttcatcattcaatattagatttatttgagaagttttataatttttttaatttttttataaaattatcatagaaTCATGACTCGAACTACGAGTTTAACAATTTAActtggttgactcgagttttttttcattttgctaattgactttttttttcctcaatttcatcattcaatattgtattgattgagaattaagattCGTAATCTGTTCCAGTCTGCTTTCTTTTAGATTATCTCCAtatcatgactcgagtcacaaCTTTGACGTGTTAACTTTGGTTGACTCAAATCgtttttttgtatctttttttaattattttttttttaattttatctttgagTATTGAGTTAAtcaagaattgagcttcataatttattttaattttttttatagggttatcctgatctcataacTCGGAACACGAGTTTGGTAGGTTAAAACCGGGTtgacttgaattatttttttgggtcttctttaattgatttttttttaattttatccttcaacattaagtttattaaaaatcgagttactaatttattttgatttgttttttatatgattattttgatgtgataactTGAAAAAGTCATTGATGACATCTTCCAATTCAAAAGCATTGAAAATGTGAAGTTGAAATTGATCAATCCTTCGATATATATGCATTAGGTGTGTTATTATATGCACGCAGCCCAACTAACGAAACGGTGagttttttatctttcatttttttcttcttcttaatattGATTCATGACACCGTGAGTCAACATGGAGCCAAATCAGAATTGCGACAAAAACAAGTAGAAATGGTCCGAATACAATGCAAAACTTGATGTGCCGTCTTGTCTCGGCTGTGTGTGGGGGCATGATGCGTTAACAGCTTCCCTCGTATTGTCGCCATCTTTTTCAAGCACGTGAATACAACGATCACAGCAATCAACTTTGTCATTGATTATCCAACCGTGtgacatatttatttattttttattcaaaactaatttaatttttttttaaatcaacttttttatattttcatataaaaaatatttttttaaaaaaatatattatttaatatatttttaaacaaaaaaaatactttataaattaactattaTCACGAATTCAAACACCctattttaattcaatcaacTTTGTCAttgattagtcgaggtacgcgcagtgataagagtttgggactaaGAGATTTGTTCTCtatgtgatctcaggttcgagccctgcggttgcttatatgatggccactggaggtttacatggtcgttaacttcagggcccgtggaattagtcgaggtgcgcgcaagctggcctggacacccacgttacactaaaaaaaaaaactttgtcatTGATTATCCAACCGTGTgacagagattttttttattcaaaactaattttgaaaaatttaattttttttaaattaacatttttatattttcatataaaaaataatttttttaaaaaatattattttaatatatttttaaacaaaaataatactttataaaataaccaTTATGACAAATTCAAACACCCTATTTTAATCCATAAACAGACAGAAGCATATTTCTTGTCTTCGGTGATCCACTTTTTTAGACACAAGATTTGTTCAGTGATTCGAGTCCTTACTGGGCGAAACATAACCATTTCTAAAAGGGTTAGTTTCAATTTACTTGCTAAGGTTTGGAGCGAATATAACCTTTTCTCTTGGGTTAATTTTTATCGTTTGAAGTTTCGACATTAAAtcatctaataaaaatatttttttagtccctTAACTATTAAGAGTTGATCAAATAGAACcttttacatataaattaacAAGCTAAATCCTCGTTttcaataaaaatgtaaaaacaaaagccACATGCaccatttatttaaaaatataaatacaaacagtGGAACATTTACTTTGTTAGTTCATAATTTTACCGttacaatattataaaaaatcaaaatcttttttctttggcaGTAGGCTTTTTCATTTTAAGGTTTCAATCTTTTGTGGTCTTCTTCATTTAATCTTCTTATAATttccaaattattttatgatttttcttagttttcaaTGCAAaccattttaaagaaaaagataaattttaagtttaatattcttgtgtttttaaaaatatatgaataacaAGGTTATAAATTCCACACTCTGCTTGATTTGCGAGGTTATTACTTACCTCTGCTTGAAATCAAGtttctaattataatttcttcttgTTGGAGAAACAAACTATGGTCCCAAACTATAGAGAAacaaaatgcaataaaaaattaactttaccAACATTTGTCTAAAAAACTTGTTCAAATAAATACTATGATAGATGTGTATTATAATGACATTTCATAATTGTCATTATGATATCTCTTTAGTgatatttatcttaattttaatggTAATTGTGATATATTCTTACCAGCATTGAATATAAAGGTTATTGTTTCAAGTGTCATTAAAGCCTTTAAATCCCATataagttaggttttttttaatataatttctaataaaattgataaaatttcttttaaaattaaataaatatagcaaaacatgtataataaaattgtttgaaaTGTCACTATAATTTACTTGTAatgacattttatttaaaatgttggTATAACTATAAAACAATTAACAGTAGAATTACATTTTATAGTATGACACCACTCCACCCACCATATCTACCACCCTCACCATCACTAACATATATCCACCATTATTACCTTGTTACCAACACAACTATGTTGTCGCCACTGCTGTCCTATtactttaatattattatcatagttatCAGAGGCCCGACTTGAAACTTGACTCTGGTAAGAAGCTAGGTCCTGGATTACACGGGTCAACCCGAATCAActcagaaattttttaaaaaaatatttgaaattttaatatttcatatgaaaaaattaagaaacaatccatgtgaatatatgctatacatgttataaataaatgaagtttaaaagattattttagaaggttttttatcccacattgaaaagatattatgttaatatattatccttttaagttgaagtatttaaattaaaaagattttttatcccacattgaaaaaacataacttttttttcttgtgaacatagagtatatatactaaagggcttcaaatctcatattaaaaaaaataaaatattcttctagtatttatatagtgagctttaaaaatggttaataactaatatatatatatatataaagagtctCTGGCtaggagaaaaaaacacatttgaaaaaaaaatgtctcaACCGAGTTTttccgggtcgcccgggtcacAGGTCAACCTGGCGGGTCGATCaagttttgttgggtttttgcTCATCCCAGTCTTTTGCCTTACCCAAACCGGTTTAGCCATCAGTCGACCTACCGGGTCggtccaggtttaataactataattattaccatcatcttcatcattcttattattttatcttcatcttcatcattaatatcattattttcacCATCATCCCATTATTACTATCTCATCATCATAAtgtattattttacttttttttttgcacgtGTCAATAAAGATATCAAGTGTTATATAACTTAatgtaatttctaaaaaataaagataaattaaattaaaaatgattaaattatagaagaggtaggataatttttctattttataattaattctcaCGAGACGTATGACATAATAAGGCTCgaattttagtgttttattgttgttatgATATGTTCCCATggattctaatgaaaaaaaactaataataatacgAACCTTTCATAAAAAGAGGTAGAaagactaaaataataataaaaaaaactcaacaatcACACACACTAATTCactgcatgtttatttttatgttacaagaatattttaaaaaatttaaattttattttatattttatattttaaataatattttttttagtatttttagattattttgatatgttatattaaaactaatttttaaaaattaaaaaataatattttaatatatttttaaataaaaatattttaaaaagtaaccgagCACTcttaaatagaaattatttattgataattaaagtAAAGCTTCATACGTTACGTAAGAACATTGGACAATCTCGAAATTCAAACCAAACACGAGGGGCAAATCAGTCGCACAGAAAAACAACCTTCCTTAAAAACCCAAACGAGTATGTGGGGTCCTTCACTTTCAGACTTTCAGTTCCTGACGATCAACGAGAAAAACCTgcaaaaactctctctctctcaaaagaaagaaagaaaaatggtatCAGACTCAGAGCTTACAGAGAGACTGAAAGAATTTCTACGAAATGCGGACTTGGACAAGACAACAACTGGTACTGTCAGAAGAAAGCTAGAGGAAGATTTCGCTATTGATTTGTCGGATAAGAAAGTATTTATAAGAGAACAAGTCGATTTGTTCCTTCAAAACGAGCTCGATGATGGCCAGAAGAACGGTGACAATGAGTATACTCATGAAGATCAGAAAGTGAATGTTGAAAATGACggctgtgatttgcaggaggagGTGCAAGGTGATGATGGAGAGAAAAGTAACGTAAAAAGAGGGTTAGTTATTTATGacgtgttatttatttaaatacacTCGTATTTTCGGCGCGTATTTTGGGGCCgggttttgaattaaaatttaaaattcatgtctgattttttttttgagtttattagattatatataaatagaactTGTGCTAGCTCCTGGATTTTTGTTCgacatcattatatatatattttggtgcCGACGTgcgtttatttttcttagaattgtttttatatttggtatAAAATGGTgagtttatataatttaatttcgtGTGGTAACGTGCAAAATTGCGTTTTGCCTAAGAAATGGAAATACTGGAGTTGGGTAGCATTTAGATGTTCATGTTATCCTTTGCTTTATTTGGAAGTAAAGTCTTGTTGGGAGTTGggacttttattattattattattatttggtaaTACAAGCAGCTCATAACTTTGTCTTAATGACACAGAACATTAGCAGGGTCTCTCCCTTCCCAGAAATCTCGAAATCGAGCCTCACCTTGTAATAAGAAATAACTTTGTCTTAAtttatgtaattgaaaaatGGGGATGggagtttgtttttaattacaaaGCATTAAGGGAGAAACTGTTGGTCTGAAACAGGTCCTCTGCTAGTTCACCAAAGATATTGATTCTGCATGATATGATAATATTGAACTTTCCTGTTGTTGCTTTAGTTATCTAAACTGCTTACTAGTTCTTATAGAAACATGGTCCTGATCTGCTGCTCTTATCACTATTCTTACAAttgctcttttttaatttcattcaagtCAGATACAGCGAGAATAAAAATGAAGGCAAGAAAAGAGGTGGTGGCTTTAGCAAGCTATGTAGCCTTTCGCCTCAGCTTCAGGAATTCATTGGGGTGCCTCATTTGGCAAGGACAGAGGTATAACTTGAAAGTTCTgagaaagttatttttatttgccaTTATCTAATCTGGTATTAGGGGATTATCAACAGTGTGAACTATCAAGTTTTTTCCTAGGTTGTCAGGCAACTTTGGACCTACATAAGAGAGAAGAACTTGCAAGATCCAAGTGATAGGCGGAATATAAATTGTGACGAGCCATTGCAGGCTCTTTTCGGTGTTGATTCCATCAACATGTTTCAAATGAACAAAGCCCTCTCGAGGCATGTTTGGCCCTTGGACTCGGAAGATGGTACTCctatcctttatttttcttatacaaTAATTCTCACATTACTGCTGCTTTAGATGTAGGATGCGAGGCATAAATTAACATAATGAATGATTTGGTATATAATAACTTTGTTGTTTAGCTCACCATAACTATTTTATCGACTCATGGTACAGTTGtttcaatcaattcaaaacaGCATGAAAAGCAACATAAGCGAGAGAGGGAAGAAGGTAACGAATCAAATTATGATGCTATTTTGCCGAGAATGctttatttatatgtaaaatatggGAGTTTTTTTGACTGGATAACACAGCAACTGGCAATCATGTCTAACCTTATGTCTTCTATTTGGAGTCTAAACTTGACTCGAAATTTTGCCTTTTGTTCTCCGAATTTAGGCCTCATTTCCACTTCGGCCAGACCTGGTCTTTCACTGGCATTTTAATTACACAACCACTGCTTTTTCTATGCCAAGGGAATGAAAATGTAATAGTTTATATGTTATAGCCAAAATAGTTAGCATGTGCCCTGATCTCCTTTAATTAAAGATTTAGCAGCCACTTACATTTCACTGGTCTACAGACTCCTTTGTTAACCTTATGCTGATTAATCTCAGAGGAAGACGagtcaaacaaaaaagagaagaagcagaagggAGGCAATTCAGGTTTTCTCGCCCCCCTTCAACTTTCAGATGCTTTAAAAAAGTTCCTTGGTACTGGAGAAAGTACATTATCCCGATCTGATGTTGTCAAGAGAATGTGGGAATACATTAAGCAAAACAATCTCCAGGTATGTGGTTACTGTGCTCAGTGTAATTTAATGTCTTAATCTGATAATTGTCGGTGACGTGTGCCAATAAGTGGAGAAGAGGTTTGGTGTTTTCGAACACCTACTGTTGCACAAGTATAATCTATCCATTAAAAACTGTTCCAGCTGACACAACTgacgtttttttcttttggataaTCACACAACTGATGTTAATCTCACCATATATGCTCATTTAAATCTTGCTCTGTGAAAGCAGACAAGATTACTCGGttttaggaagaaaaaaacgGGAGATCGACTGTGTAAGATGGAATGGTTGTTACTGGAGATACGAAAAGGTTTTCCTTTGTAAAATTATTAGATTGATAAAGAACTAAAATTCTTGTCTACAAAGTGGGTAGCCAGATGGTTTACACTTAAAGATCGGATCACTGACTTATCTGCAGAGAAAATAGGAACATGTTGAAAAGATAAGGTTGAGCCATGCCATTTTTACTGTTTTGGCCATCTTTAATTTAGTAGGGGCCGCTGTGCCTATAATGGACTTCTTGATGCTGACAATGGTGTGATGTCGTGCCTACTTTTCTAGTTTCTAACTATTATTACGGATAACTCTGCATGATAGTCAGGGGTTAGCTTTTCATCATGTTCAATTTTCACACCTACTGCAAGTTTACCTCCATCTCTGTTTGCAGTTCTTGCAAACTGGATGGAGTATATGCGAAAGCTTTCCCTTAAGAATGCATAGCGATAAAATGTGTTGGGCTTTGAGTTACTGTTAAGAGAAAATACGAGATTAATAGACTTGAAGTTGTCTTACGGTGATGTTTTAAATCTTTTGAGATTGATTTTGAGCTGTACCTAAACTGTGCCTCAAACCATTTTCTGTTTGTTTGAAGGATCCATCTGACAAGAGGAGAATACTATGTGACGTGAAGCTGAAAGAACTCTTTGACATTGACTCCTTCACAGGCTTCACTGTTCCAAAACTTTTATCTGCTCATTTTGTGAAGGCCTAACAGTGAATTGCTCGTGGTTCAAAGCAGTGACAGAAGCTGGGTTTTTGCTTGCGAATTTTCGGTTTCAGTGATTCAAAAGTATTTGCCTCAAATGTATTTGCTTGTGTATAGGCgcaataacaatgacattttcaatttttctgcACTTAGTTGTGGATTTCTTgctgtttttgtttcttggagGTGGGTGGCAGAGTTCAGCGAGCATTGTAGTCTAGTAGGTACATGATGCAGGAAGacagcaaaacaaagaaaaagaaagaatatgagAATTTTAATGGATGAAAAGAATTGCCAACGTAAACTTTAAGTttgcagggtttttttttttaaaaaataataatgataaaatttgtttttgatttacAAGGTCTTAAACAGATTAGAAACTCTaccttaactaaaaattaaaaataaaaattcaaaattaaaaaaaaacataaaatataaaaatagcatgaaaaaataaaataaaaagaaaagtcacAAAAAACTATACGCTTCGagtgaaatttttaaaatctaaagatCTGAAGGTCGGAATAGcgatttcatattattttaagagaAACAGTTTccggaaactcttgtaaaaatttcaGTACGATCcaacaattaaatcaaaagttatgaccttTTGAATCTGTTTGCATGACCAAATCTCTTCGTGAATCTAGATTTATCTCAATCTATGAATATCTATCTTAGATCATTCATATAAAGATCATTCAtataattcttatttaattataataaaccaACACTTAACGGTTAAGAATC from Populus trichocarpa isolate Nisqually-1 chromosome 5, P.trichocarpa_v4.1, whole genome shotgun sequence includes these protein-coding regions:
- the LOC7480496 gene encoding protein TRI1, which codes for MVSDSELTERLKEFLRNADLDKTTTGTVRRKLEEDFAIDLSDKKVFIREQVDLFLQNELDDGQKNGDNEYTHEDQKVNVENDGCDLQEEVQGDDGEKSNVKRGYSENKNEGKKRGGGFSKLCSLSPQLQEFIGVPHLARTEVVRQLWTYIREKNLQDPSDRRNINCDEPLQALFGVDSINMFQMNKALSRHVWPLDSEDVVSINSKQHEKQHKREREEEEDESNKKEKKQKGGNSGFLAPLQLSDALKKFLGTGESTLSRSDVVKRMWEYIKQNNLQDPSDKRRILCDVKLKELFDIDSFTGFTVPKLLSAHFVKA